Proteins encoded together in one Telopea speciosissima isolate NSW1024214 ecotype Mountain lineage chromosome 4, Tspe_v1, whole genome shotgun sequence window:
- the LOC122658163 gene encoding LRR receptor-like serine/threonine-protein kinase RGI5, translated as MGSLYISVSTLFLMIFTASELLFRGDSKTYWGDVKGLKELKKGLDNGSVTPGSCLSSWVFSVDPCDYVFSDRFTCGFRCDLVVSGMNRVTGVSLDQAGYTGSLSSSACNYLPYLEILDLAYNSLSGSIPTSLSNLTRLRRLSLSGNSFSGEIPTSIGSLSALEELYLDWNQLQGSIPASFKGLASLKRLELQGNRISGELPDLGSLKNLSFLDASDNAISGGAPVGLPGSLVEIVMRNNSLEGNLSEKIKIRDLGFLQVMDLSHNRLSGAVPSIVFQHPSLQQLTLTHNRLSSIQVPRDRGARSELVALDLSYNELQGLLPAFMGIMPKLSALSMEKNKFTGMIPSQYALKAAVPSEGTSPFARLLLGGNYLFGPIPGPLMALKPGSANVSLVDNCLFKCPETFFFCEGGVQKSSMDCKSFEPVIPRY; from the coding sequence ATGGGTAGTCTCTATATCTCTGTATCCACTTTATTTCTGATGATATTTACAGCTTCAGAGCTGTTGTTCAGAGGGGATTCGAAAACGTATTGGGGAGACGTGAAAGGCTTGAAAGAGCTGAAGAAGGGGCTTGACAATGGGTCAGTGACTCCTGGATCTTGTCTGAGCTCATGGGTCTTCTCCGTCGACCCCTGCGACTACGTCTTCAGCGACCGCTTCACCTGTGGCTTCCGATGCGACCTCGTCGTTTCCGGCATGAACCGGGTAACGGGGGTCAGTCTCGACCAAGCTGGCTACACTGGTTCACTTTCTTCCTCCGCCTGCAACTACCTCCCTTACTTGGAAATCCTCGACCTGGCCTACAATTCTTTGTCCGGTTCCATCCCGACCTCTCTTTCCAACCTCACGCGTCTCCGCCGCCTTTCTCTCTCGGGAAACTCTTTCTCCGGCGAGATACCCACTTCGATTGGCTCTCTCTCTGCTCTAGAGGAGCTCTATCTCGACTGGAACCAGCTTCAGGGCTCAATCCCCGCGAGCTTCAAGGGTCTGGCCAGCCTCAAGAGGCTGGAGCTCCAGGGGAATAGGATCTCCGGCGAGTTACCCGATCTGGGTTCCCTCAAGAACCTCAGTTTCTTGGATGCGAGCGACAATGCGATCTCCGGGGGAGCTCCGGTGGGTTTGCCCGGTTCCCTGGTTGAGATTGTCATGAGGAACAACAGTCTGGAAGGGAATCTCTCGGAGAAAATCAAAATCAGGGATTTGGGGTTTCTGCAGGTGATGGATCTGAGCCACAACCGATTGTCGGGCGCTGTTCCATCGATTGTGTTCCAGCACCCGTCTCTGCAACAGCTTACTCTAACCCACAATCGGCTGTCATCGATACAGGTTCCCAGAGACAGGGGAGCCCGTAGCGAGCTGGTGGCCCTGGATCTGAGCTACAACGAGCTTCAAGGATTGTTGCCGGCATTCATGGGGATAATGCCGAAGCTGTCGGCCCTGTCGATGGAGAAGAACAAGTTCACAGGGATGATACCGTCTCAGTACGCACTGAAGGCGGCGGTGCCAAGTGAGGGAACATCACCGTTTGCGAGGTTATTGCTTGGGGGGAACTACTTGTTTGGGCCAATACCAGGGCCGTTAATGGCGTTGAAACCGGGCAGTGCGAACGTGAGCTTGGTGGATAACTGCTTGTTCAAGTGCCCAG